In the genome of Rhizobium rhizogenes, one region contains:
- a CDS encoding DUF523 domain-containing protein: MTHTTPKILISACLLGQPVRYDGKGKPLSHPAIDRWRQEGRLVTICPEMAGGMPVPRPPAEIENGASGLDVLEGRARVLEVAGGDVTAQFIAGAERALAFARANGCTYALLIDGSPSCGSVAIYDGSFFGLKHPGNGVTAALFEKAGIAVFSPADIDRLAALTS, from the coding sequence TTGACCCACACTACCCCAAAAATCCTCATCAGCGCCTGCCTCCTCGGCCAGCCGGTCCGCTATGACGGCAAGGGCAAACCCCTATCCCACCCGGCGATAGACCGCTGGCGGCAGGAGGGCAGGCTGGTGACGATCTGTCCGGAGATGGCGGGTGGCATGCCCGTGCCACGCCCGCCGGCGGAAATCGAAAATGGTGCCTCCGGTCTCGATGTGCTGGAGGGCCGCGCCCGCGTGCTGGAGGTGGCCGGCGGCGATGTCACGGCGCAATTTATCGCCGGTGCGGAAAGGGCGCTGGCCTTCGCCAGGGCCAATGGCTGCACATACGCGCTTCTGATCGATGGCAGCCCGTCCTGTGGCTCGGTTGCGATCTATGACGGTTCGTTCTTCGGCCTCAAACATCCGGGCAACGGCGTGACGGCGGCGCTATTCGAAAAAGCCGGTATTGCCGTATTTTCACCTGCCGATATCGATCGGCTGGCTGCTCTGACAAGCTAA
- a CDS encoding methyl-accepting chemotaxis protein, with product MKNLSISRQLIVLVVALMAAFAVATFYQLKSATDAIYEERYGMLRTQVQSAISILQSFHEKETAGTLSREEAMKQAYATVSAIRFTPDGYLFGYDYDVTMKFHPDPKRVGESFKGKPDSKGFAYRDELVRLGRNGGGQTDFYGPKPGMEGNDYAKSSYALAFEPWQVVVVTGVYIDDLNAQVRGEVMKALSIGAIIFVLALAAAFYVIRGISKPLGDIHRALGEVANENVSLAIPHTGLTNEVGMMAKATASLQDKVRERHAMQRREEEQQRQLNAERQNNLDMQRDEAELQARVVTTIGEALEKLAGGDLTVRCGDLGNRYAALRDNFNEALTHLDAAMAKVNSKSIDIGGSKEEIRKASNELSQRTERQAANLEETSAALDELTVAVRQTAEGAADAAKRVTTVSSEAMRSDRVVEEAITAMSGIEQSSDQISNIIGVIDDIAFQTNLLALNAGVEAARAGEAGKGFAVVAQEVRELAQKSAAAAKEIKDQIARSSAQVENGVRLVGEAGDALKRISDQIKSANEIVSKIAHSAAEQDTTLRSISSSLNQLDVATQHNAAMAEETTASAEALAVDTEELLNLIRGFRVSSGHQLHGMAQEMRMAG from the coding sequence ATGAAGAATCTCTCCATCTCCCGTCAGCTCATCGTACTCGTGGTGGCCCTTATGGCCGCCTTCGCCGTGGCGACGTTTTACCAGCTGAAATCCGCCACCGACGCGATCTATGAGGAACGCTACGGCATGCTGCGGACACAGGTGCAGTCGGCTATCTCCATTCTGCAGTCCTTCCACGAGAAGGAAACGGCGGGAACGCTGTCGCGCGAAGAAGCCATGAAGCAGGCTTATGCCACCGTCAGCGCCATACGGTTCACCCCTGACGGCTATCTGTTCGGTTACGATTACGACGTGACCATGAAGTTCCATCCCGATCCGAAGCGGGTCGGCGAGAGCTTCAAGGGCAAGCCGGACAGCAAGGGTTTCGCCTATCGTGACGAGCTGGTGCGGCTTGGCCGCAATGGCGGCGGCCAGACGGATTTTTACGGTCCGAAACCCGGCATGGAAGGCAATGACTACGCCAAGAGTTCCTATGCGCTCGCCTTCGAACCATGGCAGGTGGTGGTCGTGACCGGCGTTTATATCGACGATCTGAACGCGCAGGTGCGCGGCGAGGTGATGAAGGCGCTGTCGATCGGCGCTATCATCTTCGTGCTGGCGCTGGCCGCCGCCTTCTATGTCATCCGTGGCATTTCGAAGCCTCTCGGCGATATTCACCGGGCGCTCGGCGAAGTGGCCAATGAAAACGTCTCGCTCGCCATTCCCCATACCGGTCTCACCAACGAGGTGGGCATGATGGCCAAGGCCACCGCCTCGCTGCAGGACAAGGTGCGCGAACGCCATGCCATGCAGCGCCGTGAGGAAGAACAGCAGCGGCAGCTCAATGCGGAGCGTCAGAACAATCTCGACATGCAGCGCGACGAGGCCGAGTTGCAGGCGCGTGTCGTCACCACCATCGGCGAGGCGCTGGAAAAGCTGGCAGGCGGCGATCTGACCGTTCGTTGCGGCGATCTCGGCAATCGTTATGCGGCGCTGCGCGACAATTTCAACGAGGCCCTGACCCATCTTGATGCGGCCATGGCCAAGGTGAATTCCAAGAGCATCGATATTGGCGGTTCCAAGGAGGAAATCCGCAAGGCCTCCAACGAGCTTTCGCAGCGCACCGAACGGCAGGCCGCAAATCTGGAGGAAACCTCCGCGGCGCTGGACGAATTGACCGTTGCAGTGCGCCAGACGGCAGAGGGTGCAGCCGACGCCGCCAAGCGCGTCACCACCGTCAGCTCGGAGGCCATGCGCAGTGACCGGGTGGTGGAAGAAGCGATCACCGCGATGAGCGGTATCGAGCAATCTTCCGACCAGATTTCCAACATCATCGGCGTGATCGACGACATCGCCTTCCAGACCAATCTTCTGGCGCTGAATGCCGGTGTGGAAGCGGCACGTGCGGGTGAGGCCGGCAAGGGCTTTGCCGTGGTGGCGCAGGAAGTGCGCGAACTGGCGCAGAAATCCGCCGCCGCCGCCAAGGAGATCAAGGACCAGATCGCCCGTTCTTCCGCCCAGGTGGAAAACGGCGTGCGTCTTGTCGGAGAGGCCGGCGATGCGCTGAAACGCATTTCGGACCAGATCAAATCCGCAAACGAGATCGTCAGCAAGATCGCCCATTCGGCCGCCGAACAGGATACGACATTGCGCTCGATCTCCTCGTCGCTCAACCAGCTCGACGTTGCCACCCAGCATAATGCCGCCATGGCGGAAGAAACCACGGCTTCGGCGGAAGCGCTCGCCGTGGACACCGAGGAACTGCTGAACCTCATCCGCGGCTTCCGCGTCTCCTCCGGCCACCAGCTTCACGGCATGGCACAAGAGATGCGCATGGCGGGGTGA
- a CDS encoding plant virulence effector HPE1-like domain-containing protein produces the protein MRRVFLTAIVALAGGSAMASSIEYINGVHASNGSFIRRDCTDCEPAKDKTVAEGYAIPSIEPGTQHMEMREVDGKRTLIRTEAWLGGAPVTFVSTNPAWMPQETPSTAIATYDKVEPVAHPEEAVSTPAGIDATTTTAGVKEISADKAAVAATASTIAAPAFPDFKLRGN, from the coding sequence ATGCGTCGTGTTTTTCTGACAGCCATTGTCGCACTGGCCGGCGGGTCGGCCATGGCATCCTCCATCGAATATATCAATGGCGTACACGCCAGCAATGGCAGCTTCATTCGTCGTGACTGCACGGATTGCGAACCCGCAAAGGATAAAACGGTAGCGGAAGGTTATGCCATTCCGTCCATCGAGCCGGGTACGCAGCATATGGAAATGCGCGAAGTCGACGGAAAGCGCACCCTCATCCGCACCGAAGCCTGGCTCGGCGGCGCGCCGGTCACCTTCGTCAGCACCAATCCCGCATGGATGCCGCAAGAAACCCCCAGCACCGCCATTGCGACCTATGACAAGGTGGAACCCGTGGCGCATCCCGAGGAAGCGGTTTCGACGCCTGCCGGCATCGACGCGACAACGACGACTGCCGGTGTCAAGGAAATCTCCGCCGACAAGGCTGCCGTTGCCGCTACCGCCTCCACGATTGCCGCACCCGCATTCCCGGATTTCAAATTGCGCGGCAATTGA
- the purD gene encoding phosphoribosylamine--glycine ligase → MKVLLIGSGGREHALAWKIAQSPLLDEFYAAPGNPGIADHATLVALNVEDHAAVIAFAKEKAIDFVVVGPEAPLVAGLADDLRAAGIATFGPAKAAAQLEGSKGFTKDLCARYDIPTGAYQRFKAAEPARDYVRAQGAPIVIKADGLAAGKGVTVAMTEAEALAAIDECFDGAFGTAGAEVVVEAFLDGEEASFFCLSDGKTALALATAQDHKRVGDGDTGPNTGGMGAYSPAPVMTPAMVERTMKEIIEPTIAGMAKDGNPFSGVFFAGLMITAKGPELIEYNVRFGDPECQVLMMRLKSDLLPILYATATGTLDKVEAEWRDDAALTVVLASKGYPGAYDKNTPIAHIPEASEEAKVFHAGTALKDGELVATGGRVLNVTAFGKTVTEAQARAYALADKVEWENGFCRRDIGWQAVAREKA, encoded by the coding sequence ATGAAAGTTCTGTTGATCGGTTCCGGCGGACGCGAACATGCGCTGGCGTGGAAAATCGCCCAGTCTCCCCTGCTCGATGAATTTTATGCCGCCCCCGGTAATCCCGGCATCGCCGACCACGCGACGCTGGTGGCGCTGAACGTGGAGGACCACGCGGCCGTCATCGCCTTTGCGAAGGAAAAGGCAATTGACTTCGTCGTCGTTGGCCCGGAAGCGCCGCTGGTTGCGGGCCTTGCAGACGATCTGCGTGCCGCCGGCATCGCCACATTCGGACCCGCGAAAGCCGCCGCCCAGCTTGAGGGCTCCAAGGGCTTCACCAAGGATCTCTGCGCGCGCTACGATATTCCGACCGGCGCTTACCAGCGTTTCAAGGCCGCCGAACCGGCCAGGGATTATGTTCGTGCGCAGGGCGCGCCGATCGTCATCAAGGCGGACGGTCTTGCCGCCGGCAAGGGCGTGACCGTTGCGATGACGGAGGCGGAAGCGCTTGCCGCCATCGACGAATGTTTCGACGGCGCTTTCGGCACGGCCGGCGCCGAAGTGGTGGTGGAAGCCTTCCTCGATGGCGAGGAAGCGAGCTTCTTCTGCCTTTCCGACGGCAAGACCGCGCTGGCGCTCGCAACCGCACAGGATCACAAACGCGTCGGCGACGGCGATACCGGCCCGAATACCGGCGGCATGGGCGCCTATTCCCCCGCCCCGGTCATGACACCGGCCATGGTGGAACGCACCATGAAGGAGATCATCGAGCCGACGATTGCGGGCATGGCCAAGGACGGCAATCCTTTCTCCGGCGTATTCTTTGCCGGGCTGATGATTACCGCCAAAGGCCCGGAACTGATCGAATATAATGTGCGCTTCGGCGATCCCGAGTGCCAGGTGCTGATGATGCGCCTCAAGAGCGATCTGCTACCGATCCTCTACGCCACCGCCACCGGCACGCTGGACAAGGTTGAGGCGGAATGGCGCGACGATGCGGCGCTGACGGTCGTTCTCGCCTCGAAGGGTTATCCCGGCGCTTACGACAAGAACACGCCGATCGCCCATATTCCCGAGGCGAGCGAAGAGGCGAAGGTTTTCCACGCCGGCACCGCGCTGAAGGACGGCGAACTCGTCGCAACCGGCGGCCGCGTGCTGAACGTCACCGCTTTCGGAAAGACCGTGACGGAAGCGCAGGCGCGCGCCTATGCGCTGGCCGATAAGGTCGAGTGGGAAAACGGCTTCTGCCGCCGCGATATCGGCTGGCAGGCTGTCGCACGCGAAAAGGCCTGA
- a CDS encoding Tex family protein, which produces MTADNARLASLIASEINARPDQVKAAVALLDEGATVPFIARYRKEVTGGLDDTQLRTLSERLVYLRELNARRASIVDSITGQDKMTDELMVKIMQAGTKAELEDLYLPYKPKRRTRAEIARERGLGPLAEAIWENRAADPAKLAEAYVQGEVADVKAALEGARDIVAETMTENADLLGRLRDYMRQNATFRAKVVDGKQATGEKFSDYFDHFERWATVPGHRALAMLRGWNEEVLTLTIDVDADDPSPVKPAQRTIAAAFDIRSAGPADQWLMEVAGWTWRVKLSMSLSLDLMRELRERAEEEAINVFARNLKDLLLAAPAGSRATMGLDPGIRTGVKVAVVDGTGKLLDTTTVYPFPPKNDVRGTQAELALLIRKHNVELIAIGNGTGSRETEKLVADLLAQMPASGAKPTKVIVSEAGASVYSASERAAAEFPNLDVSLRGAVSIARRLQDPLAELVKIEPKSIGVGQYQHDVDQGRLSRSLDAVVEDAVNAVGVDLNTASSPLLARVSGLGSSIADAIVAHRDQTGPFASRKELLKVPRLGQRTFEQCAGFLRIPNGKEPLDASSVHPEAYGVAKKIVAACGRDLRSLMGDSAALKALDPKTFIDEQFGLPTVRDIIAELEKPGRDPRPSFKTATFAEGVDEITDLKPGMLLEGTVTNVAAFGAFVDIGVHQDGLVHVSQLADRFVKDPHEVVKAGDVVKVRVVEVDVKRKRIGLTMRKDGGEAAPQPMREKGNAGAMRHATSKPKDRNEGSQSGGALAAALAEAMKRR; this is translated from the coding sequence ATGACCGCAGACAATGCCCGCCTCGCCTCGCTCATAGCCTCCGAAATCAACGCCCGCCCCGATCAGGTGAAGGCGGCGGTGGCGCTGCTGGACGAGGGCGCGACCGTTCCCTTCATCGCCCGTTACCGCAAGGAGGTGACGGGAGGACTTGATGACACCCAGCTTCGCACGCTTTCGGAACGTCTCGTCTATCTGCGCGAACTTAATGCCCGGCGGGCTTCCATCGTCGATTCCATCACCGGTCAGGACAAGATGACCGATGAACTGATGGTCAAGATCATGCAGGCCGGCACCAAGGCGGAGCTGGAAGACCTCTACCTGCCCTATAAGCCGAAGCGCCGCACCCGCGCGGAAATCGCCCGTGAGCGTGGTCTCGGCCCGCTTGCCGAAGCCATATGGGAAAACCGCGCCGCCGATCCGGCGAAGCTGGCGGAGGCTTATGTTCAGGGCGAGGTGGCCGATGTGAAGGCCGCACTTGAGGGCGCGCGCGACATCGTGGCGGAAACCATGACGGAAAACGCCGATCTTCTCGGCCGCCTGCGCGACTATATGCGCCAGAACGCCACCTTCCGCGCCAAGGTGGTGGACGGCAAGCAGGCCACGGGCGAAAAATTCTCAGACTATTTCGATCATTTCGAGCGCTGGGCCACGGTGCCGGGCCACCGGGCGCTGGCCATGCTGCGCGGCTGGAACGAGGAAGTGCTGACATTGACCATCGATGTCGATGCGGACGATCCCTCACCGGTCAAGCCCGCGCAGCGCACCATCGCCGCCGCCTTCGATATCCGCAGTGCCGGCCCCGCCGATCAATGGCTGATGGAGGTCGCTGGCTGGACCTGGCGGGTGAAGCTTTCCATGTCGCTTTCGCTCGACCTGATGCGCGAATTGCGCGAACGTGCCGAAGAAGAGGCGATCAATGTCTTTGCCCGCAATCTGAAGGATCTGCTGCTGGCCGCCCCCGCCGGTTCCCGCGCCACCATGGGGCTCGATCCGGGCATCCGCACCGGCGTCAAGGTGGCTGTGGTGGATGGCACCGGCAAGCTGCTGGACACCACGACCGTCTATCCTTTCCCGCCGAAGAACGACGTGCGTGGCACGCAGGCGGAACTCGCCCTGCTCATCCGCAAGCACAATGTCGAGCTGATCGCCATCGGCAATGGCACGGGCAGCCGCGAGACGGAAAAGCTGGTCGCCGATCTTCTGGCGCAGATGCCGGCTTCGGGCGCAAAGCCCACCAAGGTCATCGTCTCGGAAGCGGGTGCATCTGTTTATTCCGCTTCGGAACGGGCGGCCGCGGAATTCCCCAATCTCGACGTTTCGCTGCGCGGTGCCGTCTCCATCGCCCGCCGCCTTCAGGACCCGCTGGCGGAACTGGTGAAGATCGAGCCGAAATCCATCGGCGTCGGGCAATACCAGCATGATGTCGATCAGGGCCGCCTCAGCCGCTCGCTCGATGCTGTCGTGGAAGACGCGGTGAATGCCGTCGGCGTCGATCTCAACACGGCCTCGTCGCCGCTTCTCGCGCGCGTATCGGGCCTCGGCAGCTCGATTGCCGACGCCATCGTCGCCCATCGCGACCAGACAGGACCCTTCGCCAGCCGCAAGGAGCTGCTGAAGGTGCCGCGCCTTGGCCAGCGCACTTTCGAGCAATGTGCGGGCTTCCTGCGCATTCCGAACGGCAAGGAGCCGCTGGATGCCTCCTCGGTTCACCCGGAAGCCTATGGCGTGGCGAAAAAGATCGTCGCCGCCTGTGGCCGCGACCTGCGTTCGCTGATGGGTGACAGCGCCGCGCTGAAGGCGCTTGATCCGAAGACGTTCATCGATGAGCAGTTCGGTCTGCCGACAGTCAGGGACATCATCGCCGAACTGGAAAAGCCCGGTCGCGATCCGCGCCCGAGCTTCAAGACCGCGACCTTCGCCGAGGGTGTGGACGAGATCACCGATCTGAAGCCGGGCATGCTGCTCGAAGGCACCGTCACCAATGTCGCCGCCTTCGGCGCCTTCGTGGATATCGGCGTGCATCAGGATGGGCTGGTGCATGTCTCGCAGCTCGCCGACCGTTTCGTGAAGGACCCGCATGAGGTCGTCAAG